A section of the Capra hircus breed San Clemente chromosome 23, ASM170441v1, whole genome shotgun sequence genome encodes:
- the SFTA2 gene encoding surfactant-associated protein 2, with amino-acid sequence MGAGLPLVLLLTLVSISQGAGPGMTLHLKLKNSLLANSSQDSSFLDFLQKFCLLLHLPLGTNVTLHQAGSSQHATCRV; translated from the exons ATGGGGGCTGGGCTGCCCCTTGTCCTCCTCCTGACCCTCGTCAGCATTTCACAGGGGGCAG GGCCGGGAATGACTTTGCATCTGAAGTTGAAGAACTCCCTTCTGGCAAATTCCTCCCAGGATTCCAGCTTCCTGGACTTTCTCCAGAAG TtctgccttctcctccacctccccTTGGGGACCAATGTCACCCTGCATCAAGCAGGGTCCTCACAGCACGCCACCTGCAGAGTCTGA
- the DPCR1 gene encoding diffuse panbronchiolitis critical region protein 1: protein MAQPAHCIRSVFGLQCFFLFLLTSQEAGAAALQELQKTGKSTSDHLFSLAPALVSITPSNHAALHSEHSSPDPLISTETHKPKHQCTTTHRSKLAHQSSTTQAAPPAAEQNPSKQGRGPIIRNERASEPKDTANTDQGSDGERHTTPVPNRKSTTCLKRTTSRSTVTSKPAKVVTPSTTSNKTTEKTKQNLGKVTDRKQSTTRGHERTSGSPEKSTEHEGKTTGDNKRVTGASEKSTGHEEKTTSNHERTTETSVGTGHGEKITSGHERTTGSPETPTGHEGKTTSNHERTTETSVGTGHGEKITSGHERTTGSPETPTEHEGKTTGTHYKTTGGSAKSTRHQEKTTSVTETIKAPIKLTENPAKNTAATENIRPAVKVTGDASISTTSPCTSNTDASRCVPTGSSTPPRSIVSEAPDNKSHPQQNKDDSQGGVHEGETEGTDSFPAWAIVVVILLSVILLLVFIGLIVLASYLARTRRALIQNTENNDSENAGGSNSYPVYLMEQQTFGPSQTPGPR from the exons ATGGCCCAGCCAGCCCACTGCATCCGCTCCGTCTTTGGCCTCCAgtgcttcttccttttccttctcacctctcaggaggcag GTGCTGCCGCACTTCAAGAACTCCAGAAAACTGGCAAATCAACATCTGATCATTTGTTCTCTCTGGCTCCAGCCCTTGTTTCCATCACCCCGTCTAATCACGCTGCTCTTCATTCAGAGCACAGCTCTCCAGACCCCCTGATATCTACAGAAACCCATAAGCCAAAGCACCAATGCACTACCACGCACCGCTCCAAGCTGGCTCACCAAAGCTCCACAACCCAAGCTGCTCCTCCTGCTGCTGAACAGAACCCCAGCAAACAGGGAAGAGGGCCAATTATCCGGAACGAACGTGCTTCTGAACCTAAGGACACCGCTAATACAGATCAAGGGTCAGATGGGGAAAGACATACAACTCCAGTACCCAACAGAAAGAGTACCACTTGTCTTAAGCGCACAACAAGCAGATCAACAGTGACAAGCAAACCAGCCAAAGTTGTAACACCAAGTACCACCTCAAACAAGACtacagaaaagacaaaacaaaacctagGAAAAGTGACTGACCGCAAGCAATCAACCACAAGGGGCCATGAGAGGACCTCAGGAAGCCCAGAAAAGTCCACGGAACACGAAGGAAAGACCACGGGGGACAATAAGAGGGTCACGGGAGCCTCAGAAAAGTCCACAGGACACGAAGAAAAGACCACATCAAACCACGAGAGGACCACTGAAACCTCTGTAGGCACAGGACACGGAGAAAAGATCACATCGGGCCATGAGAGGACCACAGGAAGCCCAGAAACGCCCACAGGACACGAAGGAAAGACCACATCAAACCACGAGAGGACCACTGAAACCTCTGTAGGCACAGGACACGGAGAAAAGATCACATCGGGCCATGAGAGGACCACAGGAAGCCCAGAAACGCCCACAGAACATGAAGGAAAGACCACAGGGACCCATTATAAGACCACAGGCGGTTCAGCAAAATCTACTAGACATCAAGAAAAGACCACATCGGTCACTGAGACCATAAAAGCTCCAATAAAACTCACAGAAAATCCAGCAAAAAACACAGCAGCCACAGAGAACATAAGACCTGCAGTGAAGGTCACAGGAGACGCATCTATCAGCACTACGTCTCCTTGCACCAGTAACACTGACGCTTCCCGGTGTGTACCCACTGGTTCCTCTACACCCCCCAGGTCGATCGTGTCAGAAGCCCCCGACAACAAGAGCCATCCGCAGCAGAACAAAGATGACTCACAAGGAGGTGTCCATGAGGGAGAAACGGAAGGGACTGATTCCTTCCCCGCATGGGCCATAGTGGTCGTGATCCTGTTGAGTGTGATTCTCCTTCTGGTGTTCATCGGCCTGATTGTCCTG GCCTCCTACTTGGCTCGAACACGCCGTGCACTGATCCAGAACACTGAGAATAATGACTCAGAGAATGCTGGGGGCTCCAATTCCTACCCAGTTTACCTGATGGAGCAACAGACTTTTGGCCCATCCCAGACCCCTGGCCCACGATGA